The proteins below are encoded in one region of Streptomyces sp. NBC_00490:
- a CDS encoding sensor histidine kinase, protein MINGGTATGTTVLRRALDPGTILAAATVVVAGLSVMNPWWAVPTAVAAFLAGRRPGRTAPTALALVAILAAGVVALSVVPAWLPLAGRFVTVVVAATMLPWFAGRFWCQYRQLVRAGWELADQLQREQQLIADQARLRERARIAQDMHDVLGHDLSLIALSAGALKLAPDLEEHHQRAAGDIRARAAAAVERLGEVIGVLREETDATPIEPNNSSLTSLTSEASAAGLTVELRIEGDADEAPPVVKRAAHRVVQEALTNVAKHASGATVTVHVTHTASETRVVVENGPPSSAANQRSRPRSGGRGLIGLEERVRLTGGSFDHGPRDGGYAVVARIPHTPSPPPAPLASSASRGDELPQELRRARRRVGRALVAAVMVPLVTGAVLSGALMGWEMMSASRSVLDPRDYARLHVGQDRSQVDRLLPDRQTNYRPLTAEPTGDGTTCEYYAMTANRFDDRSGDAYQLCFRKDTLVSLDTITP, encoded by the coding sequence ATGATCAACGGTGGGACTGCGACCGGAACCACTGTTCTACGGCGGGCACTTGATCCTGGGACCATTCTCGCGGCGGCCACCGTGGTGGTTGCTGGTCTGAGCGTGATGAACCCGTGGTGGGCCGTCCCGACTGCCGTCGCCGCGTTCCTGGCAGGCCGACGTCCTGGACGTACGGCACCGACAGCGCTCGCCCTGGTCGCGATACTCGCGGCCGGCGTGGTGGCCTTGTCCGTCGTTCCTGCTTGGCTCCCCCTTGCCGGCCGCTTTGTGACAGTGGTGGTCGCCGCCACGATGCTGCCCTGGTTCGCGGGCCGGTTCTGGTGCCAGTATCGGCAGCTTGTCCGGGCCGGTTGGGAGCTTGCTGATCAGCTGCAACGCGAGCAGCAACTGATCGCTGACCAAGCCCGGTTGCGCGAGCGGGCACGTATCGCTCAGGACATGCATGACGTACTCGGCCATGACCTCAGCCTCATCGCTCTGTCGGCCGGGGCACTCAAACTCGCGCCGGACCTTGAAGAGCACCACCAGAGGGCCGCAGGAGACATCCGAGCCAGAGCCGCGGCCGCGGTGGAGCGTCTCGGCGAGGTGATCGGTGTCCTGCGTGAGGAGACCGACGCAACGCCCATCGAACCCAACAACTCCAGCCTCACGAGCTTGACTTCTGAGGCTTCTGCGGCCGGACTCACGGTGGAGTTGCGCATCGAGGGTGACGCGGACGAGGCGCCGCCCGTGGTGAAACGGGCGGCTCACCGGGTCGTGCAGGAAGCTCTGACCAACGTTGCCAAGCACGCGTCCGGCGCGACCGTGACGGTGCACGTGACGCATACGGCATCAGAAACACGGGTTGTCGTGGAGAACGGCCCGCCCTCGTCTGCGGCCAACCAGCGGTCCCGGCCTCGGAGCGGAGGGCGTGGCCTGATCGGTCTCGAAGAACGTGTGCGGTTGACCGGCGGTTCGTTCGACCACGGCCCGCGCGACGGAGGCTACGCGGTCGTCGCGCGTATCCCGCACACACCCTCGCCGCCGCCAGCGCCGCTCGCGTCGTCAGCCTCGCGCGGTGACGAGTTGCCGCAAGAACTTCGCCGCGCTCGGCGCCGGGTCGGCCGGGCTCTGGTCGCCGCGGTCATGGTGCCCCTCGTGACGGGAGCTGTGCTGAGCGGAGCTCTCATGGGCTGGGAGATGATGTCTGCGTCACGGTCGGTCCTGGACCCGCGCGACTATGCCCGCCTGCACGTAGGGCAAGATCGTTCCCAGGTGGACCGTCTCCTGCCGGACCGGCAGACGAACTACCGACCGCTGACTGCCGAGCCGACGGGAGACGGCACAACGTGCGAGTACTACGCGATGACGGCCAACAGGTTCGACGACCGGTCCGGCGACGCCTACCAGCTCTGCTTCCGGAAGGACACCCTGGTGTCCCTCGACACGATCACCCCGTGA
- a CDS encoding ricin-type beta-trefoil lectin domain protein: protein MASPRLLRRCLFAALSAVLVASTATGAAHADPSDLSASPSDASAAAVVFSDTFDGAAGSAVNSSKWSLETGDNVNNHERQYYTSGTNNAALDGQGHLVITAKKENPANYQCWYGTCQYTSARMNTSGKFSAQYGHVEARMKIPRGQGMWPAFWMLGTDIGSVGWPNSGEIDVMENVGYEPSTVHGTIHGPGYSGSAGIGSGYTLPNGQAFADAFHTFAVDWAPNSIKWSVDGVVYQTRTPADVGGNTWAFNKPFFLILNLAVGGYWPGDPNSSTAFPAQLVVDSVSVTTSTTATGVPIRGLAGKCVDVAGANTANGTAVQLYDCNGSAAQQWTVGSDGTIRALGKCLDVTGGGTADGTMTQLYDCNGSGAQRWAVSSANDIVNPQANKCLDVTGNNSANGTRLQIWTCSGAANQKWTVG, encoded by the coding sequence GTGGCCTCCCCACGCCTGCTCCGCAGATGCCTGTTCGCCGCCTTGTCCGCCGTGTTGGTCGCGTCCACCGCGACCGGCGCGGCCCATGCGGATCCATCGGACCTCTCCGCCTCGCCCTCGGATGCCTCCGCCGCCGCAGTGGTGTTCTCCGACACCTTCGACGGCGCCGCCGGCAGCGCCGTCAACTCCTCCAAGTGGTCACTGGAGACCGGCGACAACGTCAACAACCACGAGCGCCAGTACTACACGTCCGGCACCAACAACGCGGCCCTCGACGGCCAGGGCCACCTGGTGATCACAGCCAAGAAGGAGAACCCGGCCAACTACCAGTGCTGGTACGGGACGTGTCAGTACACCTCGGCCCGAATGAACACCTCCGGGAAGTTCAGCGCGCAGTACGGGCACGTCGAGGCCCGGATGAAGATCCCGCGCGGACAGGGCATGTGGCCCGCGTTCTGGATGCTCGGCACCGACATCGGGTCGGTCGGCTGGCCCAACTCGGGCGAGATCGACGTCATGGAGAACGTCGGCTACGAGCCCTCCACGGTCCACGGCACCATCCACGGACCCGGCTACTCCGGTTCAGCCGGCATAGGCTCCGGCTACACCCTGCCGAACGGTCAGGCCTTCGCCGACGCCTTCCACACCTTCGCCGTCGACTGGGCACCCAATTCGATCAAGTGGTCGGTCGACGGCGTCGTCTACCAGACGCGCACGCCCGCCGACGTGGGCGGGAACACCTGGGCGTTCAACAAGCCGTTCTTCCTGATCCTCAACCTCGCGGTCGGCGGCTACTGGCCCGGCGACCCCAACAGCTCCACCGCCTTCCCGGCCCAGCTGGTGGTGGACTCGGTGTCCGTGACCACGAGCACGACAGCCACCGGCGTGCCGATCCGCGGCCTTGCCGGCAAGTGCGTGGACGTCGCCGGGGCGAACACCGCCAACGGCACCGCCGTACAGCTCTACGACTGCAACGGTTCCGCCGCGCAGCAGTGGACCGTGGGCTCCGACGGCACGATCCGCGCGCTCGGCAAGTGCCTGGACGTGACCGGTGGCGGCACCGCCGACGGCACCATGACCCAGCTCTACGACTGCAACGGCTCCGGCGCCCAGCGGTGGGCCGTCAGCTCGGCGAACGACATCGTCAATCCACAGGCCAACAAATGCCTGGACGTGACCGGCAACAACAGCGCCAACGGCACCCGGCTACAGATCTGGACCTGCTCAGGCGCCGCCAACCAGAAGTGGACGGTTGGCTGA
- a CDS encoding LysE family translocator: MSVDLVGFLGVVLVAYVVPGPDFLVVVRSATEHPAKGRAAALGAQTGLCVHMLAAAVGLSLIAARSPAVYNTIKLLGAAYLVYLGVRAVLAARRAARKRAAGRETVGGLEHGADPRTPAEDGRAHGRWRSGFTQGFLTNVLNPKAALFFLSILPQFVDGGGSASRQIFFLGTLDIVIGVAYWFALVAVAARLRAFLARPKVRHRWELTTGWLFIAVGIGVAAAA; the protein is encoded by the coding sequence ATGTCGGTCGACCTCGTCGGCTTCCTCGGCGTAGTGCTGGTGGCGTATGTGGTCCCCGGACCGGACTTCCTCGTAGTGGTGAGATCGGCCACCGAGCATCCCGCCAAGGGCCGCGCCGCGGCGCTGGGCGCCCAGACCGGACTGTGTGTGCACATGCTCGCCGCCGCGGTCGGACTGTCGCTGATCGCCGCCCGCTCACCGGCGGTCTACAACACCATCAAGCTGCTGGGCGCGGCCTACCTCGTCTACCTAGGCGTCCGGGCCGTGCTGGCCGCGCGACGGGCCGCTCGCAAGCGGGCCGCCGGACGCGAGACGGTCGGCGGCCTGGAGCACGGCGCCGACCCGCGAACTCCGGCGGAGGACGGCCGGGCCCACGGCCGGTGGCGCTCCGGCTTCACCCAGGGCTTCCTCACGAATGTGTTGAACCCCAAGGCGGCGCTGTTCTTCCTCAGCATCCTGCCGCAGTTCGTCGACGGGGGCGGTTCGGCATCGCGACAGATCTTCTTCCTCGGCACCCTGGACATCGTCATCGGTGTCGCTTACTGGTTCGCCCTGGTCGCCGTAGCCGCGCGGCTACGGGCGTTCCTCGCCCGCCCGAAGGTCCGCCACCGCTGGGAGCTGACGACCGGCTGGCTGTTCATCGCCGTCGGTATCGGCGTCGCTGCGGCTGCCTAA
- a CDS encoding MBL fold metallo-hydrolase: protein MAAPGTPSEQVPIRVFGGPTALIEYGGLRFLTDPTFDAPGSYASGLAKTAPASTTPAELGRIDVVLLSHDEHDDNLDVSGRTLLADVPLTLTTPSGAGRLGGTARPLKDWEAIELDRPGGGTITVTGVPALHGPGAREDLEPVVGEVVGFVLSGDGLPTVYVSGDNAQLSLVREIADRFGPVDTAVLFAGAVRTPVLDRALLTLDSAQAAEAARILGARRIVPVHFDSWAHFTEGREQLVDAFTKAGLIDRVELA from the coding sequence ATGGCAGCACCCGGCACGCCCAGCGAACAGGTCCCCATCCGCGTCTTCGGCGGTCCGACCGCACTCATCGAGTACGGCGGGCTGCGGTTCTTGACCGACCCGACCTTCGACGCCCCCGGCAGCTACGCGTCGGGGCTGGCCAAGACCGCACCCGCATCCACCACACCCGCCGAACTGGGCCGCATCGACGTGGTGCTGCTGTCGCACGACGAGCACGACGACAACCTCGACGTCTCGGGCCGCACACTGCTCGCCGATGTCCCTCTGACCCTGACCACGCCCAGCGGCGCGGGCAGGCTGGGCGGCACCGCACGCCCCCTGAAGGACTGGGAGGCCATCGAACTCGACCGGCCCGGCGGCGGCACGATCACCGTCACGGGCGTCCCGGCCCTGCACGGCCCCGGAGCACGCGAAGACCTCGAACCGGTCGTCGGTGAGGTAGTCGGATTCGTCCTGAGCGGTGACGGTCTGCCCACCGTCTACGTCAGCGGTGACAACGCCCAGCTCTCCCTGGTCCGCGAGATCGCCGACCGTTTCGGTCCGGTGGACACCGCCGTGCTGTTCGCCGGCGCGGTCCGCACCCCCGTCCTGGACCGCGCGCTGCTCACCCTCGACAGCGCTCAGGCCGCCGAGGCCGCCCGCATCCTGGGCGCCCGCCGCATCGTGCCGGTCCACTTCGACAGCTGGGCCCACTTCACCGAGGGCCGCGAGCAGCTCGTGGACGCCTTCACCAAGGCCGGCTTGATCGACCGTGTGGAACTGGCCTGA
- a CDS encoding PP2C family protein-serine/threonine phosphatase: MKGGDLELGELLAAAEAAPPGESVDVVAHDLQKRFGAESVSFLFVDLIGQRLVRLAAAGDVPADPGEPIDLQGSVYDSVLQSQRQHVDPDGQGGQRVITPVTNRGDCIGVLELTLQSADDTVLRQVRDAAHALAYIIVTDRRFTDLYHLVRRTTETSLAAEIQHQLLPSAPCCEAAQFTLAAGLVPADDIGGDTYDYTLDSDTLHLSITDAMGHDTNSALLATLLVGALRRARRSGCDALKQADHAHQALLSHSRGLATGQLLCVDLETGLCELVNAGHPRPLLMRDNTVEEVELAVNLPFGVSAPTPYHLQELQLLPGDRLVLLTDGMQERGAAAVDLAAVVHDTRALHPREAVRSLTAAVIDACHGSLEDDATVLILDWHCNRSRPAETRPDPQR, encoded by the coding sequence GTGAAGGGTGGAGACCTGGAACTGGGCGAGCTGCTGGCCGCTGCGGAAGCGGCCCCGCCCGGTGAGTCCGTCGACGTCGTGGCACACGACCTGCAGAAGCGGTTCGGTGCCGAGAGCGTGTCCTTCCTGTTTGTCGACCTCATCGGCCAGCGGCTGGTCCGCCTCGCGGCGGCCGGCGATGTGCCCGCCGACCCTGGCGAGCCGATCGACCTGCAAGGCAGCGTCTACGACAGCGTGCTGCAGAGCCAGCGCCAGCATGTGGATCCGGACGGCCAGGGCGGACAGCGCGTCATCACGCCGGTCACCAACCGCGGCGACTGCATCGGCGTCCTGGAGCTGACTCTGCAGTCCGCGGACGACACGGTGCTGCGACAGGTCCGCGACGCGGCACACGCACTGGCCTACATCATCGTCACGGACCGGCGCTTCACCGACCTGTACCACCTGGTCCGGCGCACCACCGAGACCAGCCTGGCCGCGGAGATCCAGCATCAGCTGCTTCCCTCGGCCCCCTGCTGCGAGGCGGCCCAGTTCACTCTGGCCGCCGGGCTGGTCCCGGCCGACGACATCGGCGGCGACACCTACGACTACACCCTCGACAGCGACACCCTGCACCTGTCGATCACGGACGCGATGGGGCACGACACGAACTCCGCGCTGCTTGCCACCCTGCTGGTCGGTGCGCTGCGACGGGCACGCCGCAGCGGCTGCGACGCCCTCAAGCAGGCCGACCACGCCCACCAGGCCCTGCTGAGCCACAGCCGCGGCCTGGCCACCGGGCAGCTGCTGTGCGTCGACCTCGAAACGGGCCTGTGCGAACTGGTCAACGCCGGCCACCCCCGGCCGCTGCTGATGCGTGACAACACCGTCGAAGAGGTGGAACTCGCCGTCAACCTGCCGTTCGGTGTGTCGGCACCCACCCCCTACCACCTACAGGAACTGCAGTTGCTTCCCGGGGACCGCCTGGTCCTGCTCACCGACGGCATGCAGGAACGCGGTGCCGCGGCCGTCGACCTGGCCGCGGTCGTTCACGACACCCGCGCGCTGCACCCGCGAGAAGCCGTCCGGAGCCTGACCGCCGCGGTGATCGACGCCTGCCACGGCAGCCTCGAGGACGACGCCACCGTCCTGATACTGGACTGGCACTGCAATCGCAGTCGACCGGCCGAAACAAGACCCGACCCGCAGCGATGA
- a CDS encoding RNA polymerase sigma factor SigF: MAPMSMAATQTRTAELPEVADPSRVAPKDARELSKLFFQQLAVLEEGTPEYQYARNTLIEMNMSLVRFAAGRFRSRGPEEMEDIVQVGMIGLIKAIDRFELSREVEFTSFAIPYIVGEIKRFFRDTTWAVHVPRRLQEARVQLARATEELRSRLGRTPTVKELSELMSLPEDEVREARLAANGYNSSSLDATISNSADGEAALQDFIGTQDTDLELVEDFHALAPLIAELDERDRQIIHMRFVEECTQAQIGERLGVSQMHVSRLLSRTLARLREGMLTTS; the protein is encoded by the coding sequence ATGGCGCCCATGAGCATGGCGGCAACACAGACCCGGACGGCCGAGCTGCCCGAGGTCGCCGACCCGTCCCGGGTGGCACCCAAGGACGCCCGTGAACTGTCCAAGCTGTTCTTCCAGCAGCTGGCCGTGCTGGAGGAAGGCACCCCGGAGTACCAGTACGCGCGGAACACGCTGATCGAGATGAACATGTCCCTGGTCCGCTTCGCGGCCGGCCGGTTCCGCAGCCGTGGGCCGGAGGAGATGGAGGACATCGTCCAGGTCGGCATGATCGGGCTGATCAAGGCGATCGACCGCTTCGAGCTGTCCCGGGAGGTGGAGTTCACCTCGTTCGCCATTCCCTACATCGTCGGTGAGATCAAGCGGTTCTTCCGTGACACCACCTGGGCCGTGCACGTCCCTCGCCGGCTGCAGGAAGCCCGCGTCCAGCTGGCCCGTGCCACCGAGGAGCTGCGCAGCCGACTGGGCCGCACCCCGACGGTCAAGGAGCTGTCGGAGCTGATGAGCCTGCCCGAGGACGAGGTCCGCGAGGCCCGCCTGGCCGCCAACGGCTACAACTCCTCCTCCCTGGACGCCACGATCAGCAACAGCGCGGACGGCGAAGCCGCCCTGCAGGACTTCATCGGCACCCAGGACACAGACCTGGAGCTGGTGGAGGACTTCCACGCCCTCGCCCCGCTGATCGCGGAACTCGACGAGCGCGACCGACAGATCATCCACATGCGGTTCGTCGAAGAATGCACCCAGGCACAGATCGGCGAACGCCTGGGCGTCTCCCAGATGCACGTCTCCCGGCTCCTGTCGCGCACCCTTGCCCGACTGCGCGAAGGCATGCTCACCACCAGCTGA
- a CDS encoding CGNR zinc finger domain-containing protein yields MKASCSVRCVSETDIAATAETADPGLPQAPGAELYPALDLANSAIALPGGQFLDALGTPSGANQWLVNHHLAPADAGIQEICAARLRSLREQVRALLAAQVGGNPAPTTALAAVNDALTRVPTASPLGWDPVRGMHRTAPHPIDQIVDQALGILAADAADLLTGPDAERLTACPSTPCNRYLLRAGRRHWCSVRCGDRARAARAYARRTQTTAD; encoded by the coding sequence ATGAAGGCAAGCTGTAGCGTGAGGTGTGTGAGTGAGACCGATATCGCCGCCACCGCCGAAACCGCAGACCCCGGGCTGCCGCAGGCACCAGGCGCCGAGCTCTACCCCGCGCTCGATCTCGCCAACAGCGCCATCGCCCTGCCGGGCGGCCAGTTCCTCGATGCGTTGGGCACCCCCTCCGGCGCCAACCAGTGGCTGGTCAACCACCACCTGGCCCCCGCGGACGCCGGTATCCAGGAGATCTGCGCGGCACGCCTGCGTTCCCTGCGCGAACAGGTACGAGCCTTGCTCGCCGCCCAAGTCGGCGGCAACCCTGCCCCCACCACCGCACTGGCTGCCGTCAACGACGCCCTCACACGGGTCCCCACCGCCTCCCCGCTCGGCTGGGACCCGGTCCGCGGCATGCACCGCACCGCCCCACACCCCATCGACCAGATCGTCGACCAGGCCCTGGGCATCCTCGCCGCCGACGCCGCCGACCTGCTCACCGGACCCGACGCCGAACGGCTGACGGCCTGTCCCTCCACCCCCTGCAACCGCTACCTGCTCCGCGCAGGACGCCGCCACTGGTGCTCGGTCCGCTGCGGCGACCGCGCCCGCGCCGCCCGCGCCTACGCCCGCCGCACGCAGACCACTGCCGACTGA
- a CDS encoding MFS transporter, with protein MAGTAATGAGGRPVGTRRVLAPLALAQFICSFAGSNMNVMINDISEDLDTTVQGVQTAITIFLLVMAALMIPGGKLTDKWGRKRCLLAGLVVYGVGAVLSAAAPGLGVLILGNSILEGVGTALLIPPVYILTTLLFTDVASRARAFGAIMAMGGIGAAAGPLIGGLITSAISWRAAFVFQALVVVVIIVLSRGIADPLPPDPARPFDTVGAVLSAAGLVLLVTGILAVDNNGWLALGLLLAGALVLAGFFAWVRGRERAGREALLSTDLFRNRISNLGLVTQNTQWLMLMGVSFTVAAYLQVVRGYDAIETGVIFTAATLGILASSLAAENLARRRAQRALIMAGFVVTIAGIAMLLALVAWKPGAWAFAPGLLLIGLGLGMMLTPSVNLVQSCFPETQQGEISGLSRSISNLGSSLGTAVAGTILVSGLSKGAYAAAMAALAVVGLGGLAAAALLPRAGRAPATGAGTTTPPTAPQ; from the coding sequence ATGGCGGGCACGGCAGCGACGGGAGCCGGGGGACGCCCGGTGGGGACACGGAGAGTGCTCGCTCCGCTGGCGTTGGCGCAGTTCATCTGCAGCTTCGCCGGCTCCAACATGAACGTGATGATCAACGACATCAGCGAGGACCTGGACACCACCGTGCAGGGTGTCCAGACCGCGATCACGATCTTCCTGCTGGTGATGGCCGCGCTGATGATCCCGGGCGGGAAGCTGACCGACAAGTGGGGGCGCAAGCGCTGCCTGCTGGCGGGACTCGTGGTCTACGGGGTGGGGGCGGTGCTCAGTGCGGCCGCGCCGGGGCTGGGCGTGTTGATCCTCGGGAACTCGATTCTGGAGGGTGTGGGTACGGCGCTGTTGATCCCGCCGGTCTACATCCTGACCACGCTGCTGTTCACCGACGTGGCGTCCCGGGCGCGTGCGTTCGGCGCGATCATGGCGATGGGCGGGATCGGGGCGGCCGCCGGTCCGCTGATCGGCGGGCTGATCACGAGCGCGATCAGCTGGCGGGCCGCGTTCGTGTTCCAGGCACTGGTGGTCGTGGTGATCATCGTGCTCAGCCGAGGAATCGCCGATCCGCTGCCGCCCGACCCCGCCCGGCCCTTCGACACGGTCGGGGCGGTGCTGTCGGCGGCGGGCCTGGTGCTGCTGGTGACGGGCATCCTGGCCGTCGACAACAACGGCTGGCTGGCGCTGGGACTGCTGCTGGCCGGTGCGTTGGTGCTGGCCGGGTTCTTCGCCTGGGTACGTGGTCGCGAGCGCGCCGGCCGGGAGGCGCTGCTGTCGACGGACCTGTTCCGCAATCGCATCTCCAACCTCGGCCTGGTCACCCAGAACACGCAGTGGCTGATGCTGATGGGCGTCTCGTTCACCGTTGCCGCCTACCTACAGGTCGTCCGCGGCTACGACGCGATCGAGACCGGCGTCATCTTCACCGCCGCGACCCTCGGCATCCTCGCTTCCTCACTGGCAGCCGAGAACTTGGCCCGGCGCCGTGCGCAGCGCGCCCTCATCATGGCGGGCTTCGTCGTGACGATCGCCGGCATCGCCATGCTGCTGGCCCTGGTCGCCTGGAAGCCCGGCGCCTGGGCGTTCGCCCCCGGCCTGCTGCTGATCGGGCTGGGTCTGGGGATGATGCTCACCCCGTCGGTGAACCTGGTCCAGTCGTGCTTCCCCGAGACGCAGCAGGGCGAGATCTCCGGCCTGTCGCGCAGCATCTCCAACCTCGGCTCCTCGCTCGGCACGGCCGTCGCGGGCACGATCCTGGTCTCGGGCCTCAGCAAGGGCGCGTACGCGGCGGCCATGGCGGCGCTGGCGGTCGTGGGCCTGGGCGGACTGGCTGCGGCGGCGCTGCTGCCGCGCGCCGGCCGGGCCCCTGCCACCGGCGCCGGGACTACGACACCGCCGACGGCGCCGCAGTGA
- a CDS encoding aminotransferase class III-fold pyridoxal phosphate-dependent enzyme has product MVVDDIQMGCGRTGPFFPFEPTGIAADIVCLPKPISGHRMSIALTLMRPEYDVWKPGEHDGTFRGDKPSFAVRAVCDAACRGGLLLETAGPHDEAAKVLPPLTVTDEQLELGLGLGGLDDSVASTVGRRTLAA; this is encoded by the coding sequence CTGGTGGTGGACGACATCCAGATGGGCTGCGGCCGCACCGGACCGTTCTTCCCCTTCGAACCGACCGGAATCGCCGCCGACATCGTCTGCCTGCCCAAGCCCATTAGCGGGCACAGGATGTCGATAGCCCTCACGCTGATGCGTCCCGAGTACGACGTGTGGAAGCCCGGCGAGCACGACGGCACCTTCCGTGGTGACAAGCCGTCGTTCGCGGTCCGCGCGGTGTGTGACGCCGCGTGCCGGGGCGGTCTGCTGCTGGAGACAGCTGGGCCCCACGACGAGGCGGCCAAGGTCCTGCCGCCGCTGACCGTGACGGACGAGCAGCTGGAACTGGGCCTGGGCCTTGGAGGGCTGGACGACTCCGTCGCCTCGACCGTCGGCAGGCGGACTCTCGCGGCCTGA
- a CDS encoding GNAT family N-acetyltransferase — protein sequence MRSRTSPVSQPVTIRRAVARDAKRLTRLVRGSSAYAGKYAAAVAGYRVGPDYIEAHRAFVAVGADDPGGRVLGFYSLVLDPPELDLLFVADEVQGRGIGRQLVAHMQSEARAAGIDRLKVVSHVSAADFYHRVGAVRTGTVLANPPAVPWDRPEFEFHIPAE from the coding sequence ATGAGATCACGCACTTCCCCGGTCAGCCAGCCGGTCACGATTCGGAGGGCCGTCGCGCGGGATGCCAAACGGCTCACGCGGCTGGTGCGTGGCTCAAGCGCCTACGCGGGTAAGTACGCTGCCGCAGTGGCGGGCTACCGGGTCGGTCCTGATTACATCGAGGCCCACCGCGCCTTTGTGGCAGTCGGCGCCGACGACCCTGGAGGTCGGGTTCTCGGGTTCTACTCGCTCGTGCTCGATCCGCCGGAGCTCGATCTGCTGTTCGTCGCCGACGAGGTGCAAGGACGGGGTATTGGGCGGCAGCTCGTGGCACACATGCAGTCCGAGGCGCGGGCTGCCGGGATCGACCGCCTCAAGGTCGTCTCGCATGTTTCCGCCGCGGACTTCTACCACCGTGTGGGTGCGGTGCGGACCGGGACCGTGTTGGCGAACCCGCCCGCCGTGCCGTGGGACCGCCCCGAATTCGAGTTTCACATCCCTGCGGAATGA
- a CDS encoding RNA-guided endonuclease InsQ/TnpB family protein yields MTRQVKRAFKYRFYPTGVQAAELSRTFGCVRLVYNKALEERTRAWYGEQRRISYVQSSAALTQWKKTEELAFLAEVSSVPLQQALRHLQTAFGNFFAQRAQYPRYKSRKKSRASAEYTRSAFTWRDGRLTLAKMAGPLDIRWSRPLPEGAEPTTVTVSRDAAGRWFVSLLCEDTIAPAAAATAAVGLDAGITSLVTLSTGERVANPRHEQRDRTRLARAQRELSRKAKGSANREKARRKVARVHARIADRRQDFLHKLSTRLVRENQTVVIEHLSVRNLLKNGTLARAISDAAWTQLRSLLEYKCAWYGRELVVVDRWFPSSKLCGNCGTVAAKMPLNVREWTCACGVVHDRDINAARNILAAGLAASACGDGVRPQPESSRTGQSSVKQEPQRATAGIPRL; encoded by the coding sequence GTGACGCGGCAGGTCAAGCGGGCGTTCAAGTACCGCTTCTACCCCACCGGCGTGCAGGCGGCTGAGTTGTCGCGCACGTTCGGCTGTGTCCGCCTCGTCTACAACAAGGCCTTGGAGGAGCGCACGCGGGCCTGGTACGGCGAGCAGCGCCGCATCTCCTATGTGCAGTCCTCCGCCGCGCTGACGCAGTGGAAGAAGACCGAGGAACTGGCCTTCCTGGCGGAGGTTTCCTCGGTTCCGCTGCAGCAGGCGCTGCGCCATCTGCAGACGGCGTTCGGGAACTTCTTCGCCCAGCGTGCACAGTACCCGCGCTACAAGAGCCGCAAGAAGTCCCGCGCGTCGGCCGAGTACACCCGCAGCGCCTTCACCTGGCGCGACGGGCGCCTGACGCTGGCGAAGATGGCCGGCCCTTTGGACATCCGCTGGTCGCGTCCGCTGCCGGAAGGTGCCGAGCCCACGACGGTGACGGTGTCCCGTGACGCGGCGGGTCGCTGGTTCGTGTCCCTGCTGTGCGAGGACACCATCGCCCCGGCCGCCGCCGCCACGGCGGCCGTCGGCCTGGACGCCGGGATCACCTCCCTGGTGACCCTGTCCACCGGGGAAAGGGTCGCCAACCCGAGGCATGAGCAGCGGGATCGAACACGGCTGGCCCGTGCGCAGCGGGAGTTGTCGCGCAAGGCGAAGGGCTCGGCGAACCGCGAGAAGGCCCGCCGCAAAGTCGCCCGCGTGCATGCGCGGATCGCCGACCGGCGCCAAGACTTCCTGCACAAGCTGTCGACTCGACTCGTCCGCGAGAACCAAACGGTCGTGATCGAACACCTGAGCGTGCGCAACCTGCTGAAGAACGGCACGCTCGCACGCGCCATCAGTGATGCGGCCTGGACGCAACTGCGCTCCCTGCTGGAGTACAAGTGCGCCTGGTACGGGCGCGAGCTCGTGGTGGTCGACCGATGGTTCCCCAGCAGCAAGCTGTGCGGGAACTGCGGCACGGTCGCGGCGAAGATGCCGCTGAACGTCCGCGAATGGACGTGCGCCTGCGGCGTCGTGCATGACCGCGACATCAACGCGGCACGCAACATCCTGGCCGCCGGGCTGGCGGCATCTGCCTGTGGAGACGGTGTAAGACCTCAACCGGAGTCCTCCCGGACGGGGCAGTCGTCGGTGAAACAGGAACCCCAGCGGGCGACCGCCGGAATCCCCCGCCTTTAG